The sequence CAGCAAATACCTGTTCACGATCTAAATGGTCATTAATTTCAGGAGTGAAATCATCGGCGCTGTATTCCACCTGGTAGACCCGCTTCGTCTCCGCTAATTGTTCAGCACGCATCCGCGCAATTTCACCGCCCCAATTCGCCAGATAACCAGTACTACCGAGTTGTTGATGCAATGCTGATAATGCTTCTCGCGCATCCGCTAATAATTGCAAACCATCCAGTTTTCCAGCATCGAACGCACTAACGTTAATATTGAGGAATGAAACATCCGGATTCTGGAACAACCACTTAGATGAGGTCGTAAAGTCGGTATAGCGAGTGCCAATACCAATCACGAGATCAGCTTGTTTTGCCAATGTGTTAGCCGCAAGACAGCCGGTTTCACCTATGCCGCCGAGATTCAGTTCATGTTCGGAGCTGATTGTGCCTTTACCGGCTTGTGTTTCTACCCATGGCAAACCAAAACATTCCGCAAATCGTTGCAATGCCTGACCGGCTTGTGAATATTTAACCCCCCCGCCACATACCAAAATCGGTTTACGTTTTGAGGTCAGCAAAGCAATAGCATCAGCCAACATAGCAGCGCTGGCTGGCCGCCGGTCAAGGCGATGAATGCGCCTTTGGAAGAAATAGTCAGGATAATCATAAGCTTCCGCCTGAACATCCTGCGGTAGACAAAGTGTTACAGCCCCCGTTTCTGCTGGGTCAGTTAGGACTCGCATGGCATTAAGACACGCGCTCATCAACTGTTCTGGCCGTGTAATGCGATCCCAATATTTACTGACGGGCTTAAAGGCATCATTGGTACTGATACTCAGATCATGCGATTGTTCAATCTGCTGTAGTACGGGATCAGGTTGACGCGATGCGAACACATCACCAGGAAGCAATAGCAATGGGATCCGATTAGCCGTTGCAGTAGCGGCAGCAGTAACCATGTTGGCACTACCTGGCCCGACAGATGATGTACAAGCATAAATTTGCTGACGTAATTTTTGTTTTGCAAACCCAGTAGCAGCATGTGCCATTCCTTGTTCATTTCGCCCTTGATGAACCACTAACTCGCCGCAATCTTGTTCTAGCGCCTGCCCGACCCCCAGTACATTGCCATGGCCAAAAATAGCAAAAATCCCTTTGATAAATTTGATTTCCTGACCATCAACTTGCAGGTATTGATTGTCCAAAAACCGGACTAATGCCTGTGCTGTGGTTAGCCGAATCTTATTCATTTACCCATCCTTTGCTCTGTTTGCGCGATACCATGGTGGCCGAGTATTTTCAGCCCCTGAGGATACGTTTGCCGGAGAGAAGAAGCAGACTTTGGTAACTTTCTCTATGTTGACAACAATAAGGTGAAACATAGCAGAGATTATAAACAAATATTTTTTTCATAAAATCACATTACAGAAAAAATATTTCATTATGCGATGAAGATCAAATAATCTGAGAAACACTGAAACAGCGCAACCTTCGTCTACTCATTAGAAATAGCAGCACGCAGCCCTCACCAAGCATATAATTAATTAATTGATATTATTAAGTTATTAATATATTTGATACCTTGTATTTCCCATAAGAAAACCACCAATAACTTGCACTATTCTTTGGTGTAAACCCTATTCTTGAGCGTTAAATAAGGCTTTTATCCGTGTCACATAACCGGGGAATAAATTTCATTTAATCTTGAAGTTGAAATTTTTATTCCTCATACTGGTTTCAGAAACGTTAATACAGGTTTATTTCATCGGTCATTGTCGGGGTTTGATTTAATACAGAAGGAAATGGGGATGGGTACACAACACAAAGTGCTGGATGTCATATGTATCGGGCGAATCGCCGTCGATTTTTATGGGCAACAGATTGGTTCCCGGCTGGAAGATACCAGTACATTTGCCAAATACTTAGGAGGGTCATCAGGTAATGTCGCCTATGGTACGGCAATTCAAGGCTTGAAGTCAGGTATGTTGGCACGTGTCGGCGATGAGCATATGGGCCGATTTCTACGTGAGGAATTACAACGTGTTGGGGCCGATACCCGTTTCCTTATTACTGATAAGCAACGACTAACCGCTTTAGTTATTTTGGGCATTAAAGATAAAGAGACTTTTCCACTTATTTTTTACCGTGAAAACTGCGCAGATATGGCGCTAACACCGGATGATATTGACGAGTCTTATATCGCTTCATCACGAGCACTCGCTATCACGGGTACACACCTTTCGCACCCTAATACACGCGCAGCTGTATTGAGAGCATTAGATTATGCGCATAAGAATGGGCTACGAACAGCCCTGGATATTGATTATCGCCCGGTATTATGGGGGCTAACTTCACTGGGTGACGGTGAAACACGTTTTATTGAATCGGAAAAAGTGACTCAACAATTGCAAGAAGTCCTACACCATTTCAATTTAATTGTCGGCACCGAAGAAGAATTCCATATTGCCGGAGGTAGCACGGATACCCTGGTAGCCCTACAAAATGTACGTAAAGCAACACAAGCGACACTGGTCTGTAAGCGCGGAGCACAGGGTTGTTCAGTGTTCGAAGGAGAAATTCCCCTCAGTTGGGAGTTCGTCAAACTCCATTCTGGCGTTCGCGTAGAAGTGCTCAATGTATTGGGGGCCGGTGACGCCTTCATGTCTGGCTTGCTGCGCGGTTATCTTAATGATGAAAGCTGGGATCAAGCTTGTCGCTATGCTAATGCCTGTGGCGCACTTGTTGTTTCACGTCATGGCTGCGCACCTGCCATGCCGACCAAAATAGAATTAGACGATTACCTTAGCCACGAGCACTCCGTACCGTACCCTGATCGTGATGCCCACCTTAATCATTTGCATCGGGTGACAACCCGTAAACAGCAGTGGCCAGAACTGTGTGTTTTTGCTTTTGACCACCGCAAACAGCTGGCCGACATGGCCCGTGAGGCGGGAGTGAGTGAAGGCCGTATCCCTAAACTCAAAACTTTATTATTGCAGGCTGCACAACAAGCAGCTCAAGAATCTGGGCTGGAGCATAAAAGTGGCATTCTGGCAGACACGACTTACGGGCAGGAAGCACTCAATACCATTACTGGCCAAGGGTGGTGGATTGGCCGCCCAATTGAGTTGCCTAGTTCAAGGCCATTACGCCTTGAGCATGGCAATATTGGTTCCCAACTCATTGATTGGCCGCTGGAACATGTTGTGAAATGTTTAGTCTTTTATCATCCTAAAGACAGTGAGGAGCTACGCCAGCAGCAGGATGAAGTGATTGTTGATGTTTACCGCGGATGCTGTAAATCGGGGCATGAATTACTGTTAGAAGTCATTTTACCTGAAGACAATAAAGATAAAGATGAGCGTTATTACATCGAAACTATGGCTCATTTTTATGAGCTAGGTATTCAGCCAGATTGGTGGAAACTGCCCCCCCTTAGTGCAGAAAACTGGCAGCAAGTGGGTAAACTGATTGAAACCCAAGATCCCTATTGCAGAGGCGTATTAATTCTTGGATTAGATTCTCCAGAAGCTACATTAAAAGTAGGTTTTGCTGCGGCAGCAAAAGCTCCATGGGTTAAAGGTTTTGCTGTCGGCCGCACAATCTTCGGCCAGGCATCTCGGCATTGGTTGCAAGGTGAACTGAGTGATGCGGAATTAATCAAACAAGTGAAACAAAATTATCAAACACTAATAGGTTATTGGCGAGACTACCGCCCAGTAGACTGAGTTAAATACCACTTTATTAGCGCTGCCGTGGAAACCCGTCAGCGCCATTATGCTGCCATCTGCATTGTTTCATCCTTATCAGCCTGAAAAAATCCTGATTTTTGTCAAACTTAATAAAGTAATACCTTTTGCTTACAACCATTTCCTTTATTATGGTTTAGTGAATAATTTGAATTCGCAATGAAATAAAAACAAATGCAAACATCAATAAATGAAATTTTCCAACCATCTGTTAGAATACCAGACAGATATACCCAAAACTTGCAGTTGCGGCCTGGTAAAGCGGGCAAATCCCGATGAACTTACGTAAATAAGTGATTCAGCTGAGTATATGTAGCTAACCACTCTGCAACATCAAGTACGACGTGAATAACCCTTGAATTTTCCTCTGCCGTGGGCCGAATGGATGAATAACCCTACTCAACTATCATTGTTACAAGACCAGATTCGTCATCGTTATGAGACATTAAGCAAACGCTTAAAACAAGTTGCCCGTTATATATTGGATAACAGTAATAGCATTGCATTTGATACAGTTGCCTCCATTGCGGCTCAAGCTAGTGTGCCACCATCAACATTAATTCGGTTTGCAAATGCCTTCGGTTTCAGTGGTTTTAACGAAATGAAACAGGTATTTCGCCAACACTTGATGGAGGAAACGGTTAACTATACCGAACGTGCACGGTTATTCCGTCAAACCTCAACCGACGGCAACACTGCACCAGAGAAACCTGCTGAAATACTGAATGTATTCACAATGGTAAATGCGCAAGCTCTGCAACAACTGGCGGTGCAAACCAATGCAGAACAATTGGATAAAGCAGTTGAGTTGTTGAATAACGCTGAAAATATCTACGTGATTGGTTTGCGGCGCTCTTTCAGCGTTGCTTCTTACCTGACCTATGCATTGCGTCATTTAGAACGCAGAGCCTTTCTGATTGATGGGCTAGGTGGAATGTTCGCGGAACAATTGAGTATGGTAAAACCCAAAGACGTGGTTATTGCCATCAGTTATTCACCCTATGCACAAGAAGCATTAGAACTGGTTGAATTGGGTGCGAAAAGTGGTGCCCAGCAGATCGCCATTACTGATAGTCAGGTAAGCCCATTAGCGGCTTTCAGCGATGTCTGTTTTGTGGTGAGAGAAGCACAAGTTGATGGGTTCCGTTCCCAAGTGGCCTCTATGTGTTTGGCGCAAACATTGGCGGTTTCATTGGCGCTCAATAACGCAAAAGAGTAAGTCTTCGGGTAAGGTCATCAGGCTCGTCAGAGCCAAATATCATCTTCGGGGATCAATAATATGGGTAGCAGCCCGCCTACCCATTCAATTAATTCTTCAAGCAGCGGCTTAGTTTTTTTCTATCGGATATTGATCACTATTGATCCAAGCATGATCTTTTTCCCAAGTGAATTTCCATAACCGTACAGGCCCCGCCATAACATTTAAATAATAGCTGTCATAGCCTGCCAATGTTGCCACTGGGTGGTACCCCTTTGGTACCTTCACAACATCGCGATTGTAAACTGGCATACATTCATCCAGTGAGCGATCGTCGGTATAAACCCGCTGTATGCAAAAACCTTGTTCTGGATTTAATCGGTGATAGTAGGTTTCTTCCAGATAAGTTTCATCTGTAGCATTTTCCTGATCATGTTTATGACTTGGGTAAGAACTGGTGTTCCCCTCATCGGTATAAACTTCAACCACCAGCAAACTGTCTGCGGGCTTATTGTCAGGTAAAATGTTATGAACTAACCGCTGGTTACGCCCTTTACCTCTCCGCTCCACCCCCACATCTGCCGGTGTTATCAGGCGGGAAGGTAAATGGCCACGGCTAGGGGCTCGGCAGACGGCTAATTCTAAATCGGTCTCTGCCACAACTTTCACATGATCATGATGTGGAACATAAACAGAATAAGGAGGTATTCGTTCGAAAGGGCTCATACGTTTGCCAATGTGCGGATATTCAGCACGCCGTGTTGATACCGAGCCAACTCCAGCTATCAAGACAAGACAAAGTTCATTATCAGCACTGTCCAGAACCAACGTTTTTCCAGCTATCAGGTGGTAAACATCAAACCCAACAAAACGCCATCCTGCGTTCTCCGGTGAAATATGCTGAATGCGCCCGTCCGCATCCGATGGCTGACATTTGGCAAGCAGTGACGACATGGTAATTCTCCTGTTAACAACATGGAATTATTCTAATGAATACCCTCAGGTAGTATTAACCCAGTGTTGGCATACTATATTCTGAGACAGTTTGCTGGCCAGTTGGCCAACGGGCTGTCGTTGTTTTCATTCGTGTGTAAAAACGTACGCCATCAGTACCATGGACATTTAATGCTCCGAATACAGAACGTTTCCAACCACCAAAACTGTGAAACGCCATTGGTACTGGAACAGGCACATTCACACCGACCATCCCTGCCTGAACTTCATGTACAAACTGCCGCGCATAGTGGCCATTACTGGTAAAAATAGCGCTCCCATTACCAAACTCATGACTATTCACAGTATTAATTGCAGTTTGGTAGTCAGGAACTCTAACTATTCCTAATACCGGGCCAAATATTTCTTCCCGATAAATCTTCATATCCGGAGTGACATGGTCAAATAATGTGCCGCCGACATAGAACCCTTGCTCATAACCAGCGACCTTATAATTTCGACCATCGGTGACTAGCGTCGCACCTTCTTTGACTCCTTCATCAATGTAACCAAGGACTTTTTTCTGATGGACTGCTGAAATTAACGGCCCCATTTCATTTTCTTCCCCGCCTTGCTTTATGCCGGGGCCAACACGCAAGTTGGCAATGAGTGGTTTTAATTTCTCAATTAGCTTATCTGCCGTACTCTCACCAACAACAACAGCAATAGGCAATGCCATACAACGTTCACCGGCTGACCCAAATGCCCCTCCCATCAAGGCATTAACTGTCGCATCTAAATCAGCATCAGGCATGATAATCGCTTGGTTTTTCGCAGCACCAAAGGCCTGAACACGTTTACCGTGCGCACTGGCAGTGGTGTAAATATGTTCGGCAACAGTAG comes from Yersinia canariae and encodes:
- the iolD gene encoding 3D-(3,5/4)-trihydroxycyclohexane-1,2-dione acylhydrolase (decyclizing) produces the protein MNKIRLTTAQALVRFLDNQYLQVDGQEIKFIKGIFAIFGHGNVLGVGQALEQDCGELVVHQGRNEQGMAHAATGFAKQKLRQQIYACTSSVGPGSANMVTAAATATANRIPLLLLPGDVFASRQPDPVLQQIEQSHDLSISTNDAFKPVSKYWDRITRPEQLMSACLNAMRVLTDPAETGAVTLCLPQDVQAEAYDYPDYFFQRRIHRLDRRPASAAMLADAIALLTSKRKPILVCGGGVKYSQAGQALQRFAECFGLPWVETQAGKGTISSEHELNLGGIGETGCLAANTLAKQADLVIGIGTRYTDFTTSSKWLFQNPDVSFLNINVSAFDAGKLDGLQLLADAREALSALHQQLGSTGYLANWGGEIARMRAEQLAETKRVYQVEYSADDFTPEINDHLDREQVFAEFINKTGSSLTQSQVIGILNNQLPQDAIIVAAAGSLPGDLQRVWRTKGSNGYHVEYGYSCMGYEVSAALGVKLAEPDREVYSLVGDGAFMMLHSELVTSIQERCKINVVLFDNMTNGCINNLQMEHGMDSYATEFRFRNQETGQLDGDFVPVDFAMLAAAYGCKTYRVSTEQQLIDALADARMQTVSTLIDIKVLPKTMVHKYLSWWRVGVAQVSDSERTDAIVRVLEQNIAKARDY
- a CDS encoding bifunctional 5-dehydro-2-deoxygluconokinase/5-dehydro-2-deoxyphosphogluconate aldolase gives rise to the protein MGTQHKVLDVICIGRIAVDFYGQQIGSRLEDTSTFAKYLGGSSGNVAYGTAIQGLKSGMLARVGDEHMGRFLREELQRVGADTRFLITDKQRLTALVILGIKDKETFPLIFYRENCADMALTPDDIDESYIASSRALAITGTHLSHPNTRAAVLRALDYAHKNGLRTALDIDYRPVLWGLTSLGDGETRFIESEKVTQQLQEVLHHFNLIVGTEEEFHIAGGSTDTLVALQNVRKATQATLVCKRGAQGCSVFEGEIPLSWEFVKLHSGVRVEVLNVLGAGDAFMSGLLRGYLNDESWDQACRYANACGALVVSRHGCAPAMPTKIELDDYLSHEHSVPYPDRDAHLNHLHRVTTRKQQWPELCVFAFDHRKQLADMAREAGVSEGRIPKLKTLLLQAAQQAAQESGLEHKSGILADTTYGQEALNTITGQGWWIGRPIELPSSRPLRLEHGNIGSQLIDWPLEHVVKCLVFYHPKDSEELRQQQDEVIVDVYRGCCKSGHELLLEVILPEDNKDKDERYYIETMAHFYELGIQPDWWKLPPLSAENWQQVGKLIETQDPYCRGVLILGLDSPEATLKVGFAAAAKAPWVKGFAVGRTIFGQASRHWLQGELSDAELIKQVKQNYQTLIGYWRDYRPVD
- a CDS encoding MurR/RpiR family transcriptional regulator, producing MNNPTQLSLLQDQIRHRYETLSKRLKQVARYILDNSNSIAFDTVASIAAQASVPPSTLIRFANAFGFSGFNEMKQVFRQHLMEETVNYTERARLFRQTSTDGNTAPEKPAEILNVFTMVNAQALQQLAVQTNAEQLDKAVELLNNAENIYVIGLRRSFSVASYLTYALRHLERRAFLIDGLGGMFAEQLSMVKPKDVVIAISYSPYAQEALELVELGAKSGAQQIAITDSQVSPLAAFSDVCFVVREAQVDGFRSQVASMCLAQTLAVSLALNNAKE
- the iolB gene encoding 5-deoxy-glucuronate isomerase, yielding MSSLLAKCQPSDADGRIQHISPENAGWRFVGFDVYHLIAGKTLVLDSADNELCLVLIAGVGSVSTRRAEYPHIGKRMSPFERIPPYSVYVPHHDHVKVVAETDLELAVCRAPSRGHLPSRLITPADVGVERRGKGRNQRLVHNILPDNKPADSLLVVEVYTDEGNTSSYPSHKHDQENATDETYLEETYYHRLNPEQGFCIQRVYTDDRSLDECMPVYNRDVVKVPKGYHPVATLAGYDSYYLNVMAGPVRLWKFTWEKDHAWINSDQYPIEKN
- a CDS encoding CoA-acylating methylmalonate-semialdehyde dehydrogenase; its protein translation is MKIVSNFIGGKNSLSSSNLTADIHNPATGKVESQVTQSTAEEVHQAIGIAHQAFSRWSQTTPLRRARIMFNFKTLIEQHRDELAELIVREHGKVYSDALGEITRGLEVVEFACGIPHLLKGEYSADVGTGVDCFSMMQPLGVVVGITPFNFPAMVPMWMFPIALTCGNTFILKPPALDPSASVRLAELLTEAGLPDGVFNVIHCSNESAAQLCTDPRIQAVSFVGSSTVAEHIYTTASAHGKRVQAFGAAKNQAIIMPDADLDATVNALMGGAFGSAGERCMALPIAVVVGESTADKLIEKLKPLIANLRVGPGIKQGGEENEMGPLISAVHQKKVLGYIDEGVKEGATLVTDGRNYKVAGYEQGFYVGGTLFDHVTPDMKIYREEIFGPVLGIVRVPDYQTAINTVNSHEFGNGSAIFTSNGHYARQFVHEVQAGMVGVNVPVPVPMAFHSFGGWKRSVFGALNVHGTDGVRFYTRMKTTTARWPTGQQTVSEYSMPTLG